Proteins from a single region of Starkeya sp. ORNL1:
- a CDS encoding (2Fe-2S)-binding protein has translation MKFTLNGTEHTLDVDGQMPLLWALRDVVGLTGTKFGCGAALCGACTVHVDGAPVRSCQTAVADVEGKKVTTIEGVNTGEVGTAVVAAWRKLDVVQCGYCQSGQIMSAVGLLSDNRKPTDADIDAAMDGNVCRCATYQRIRAAIHEAASNLA, from the coding sequence ATGAAATTCACGCTTAACGGAACCGAGCACACGCTCGACGTCGACGGCCAGATGCCGCTGCTATGGGCGCTGCGCGACGTCGTCGGTCTCACCGGGACCAAATTCGGCTGCGGTGCCGCGCTGTGCGGCGCCTGCACGGTGCATGTGGACGGCGCGCCCGTCCGCTCCTGCCAGACCGCGGTGGCGGATGTCGAAGGCAAGAAGGTCACCACCATCGAGGGCGTCAATACCGGCGAAGTCGGCACCGCCGTCGTCGCGGCGTGGCGCAAGCTCGACGTGGTGCAATGCGGCTACTGCCAGTCCGGCCAGATCATGTCGGCGGTGGGCCTGTTGAGCGACAACCGCAAGCCGACCGACGCCGACATCGACGCCGCCATGGACGGCAACGTCTGTCGCTGCGCCACCTATCAGCGCATCCGCGCTGCCATCCACGAAGCCGCCTCCAACCTCGCGTGA
- a CDS encoding ankyrin repeat domain-containing protein, with amino-acid sequence MQQLPERPNLGHLKKQAKDLLALHRSGEPTAFARLRDALPAAAGKSDDAIRALGLRLHDAQSAVAREYGFASWAELDAFVAARNAHATSRAQAVRNWLRLVYPGDIAGEMNPARPLVAARMLEADPALADGDPYLACAIGNEAALRAMSARDPAWVNRPGGPLDLPPLVAVTHSSLLRLPEFRDGLRTCARLLLEAGADPNQAVTRGWQSPAADHPAESFRLSALHGAAGQNHDAELARLLLAAGADPNDGESLYHSLENPACTRLLLEAGARVTGSNALYRVLDLDDVETLRLLLAHGGDANEKAGGPPTSDWGTPLLWAIRRRRSPAHIAALLEAGADATARTPDGASAYVLALRFGLPDVARLLKGDGAPLPEDEAFIAACAQGDATAARRIRAARPDLPGSLSQTQLRLLPELAAQGRDDAVRLMVELGWPIAVAGGDWQASALNQAVFRGDAALTRFLLEHGASWQERHGYGDNVRGTLSFASRTETVPGGDWLGCAQALVAHGMPKGKVEAGWFSDEVGEFLME; translated from the coding sequence ATGCAACAGCTCCCCGAACGGCCGAATCTCGGCCATCTCAAGAAACAGGCGAAGGACCTGCTCGCGCTCCATCGCAGCGGCGAGCCGACCGCCTTTGCGCGGCTGCGCGACGCGCTGCCGGCCGCCGCCGGCAAGAGCGACGACGCCATCCGCGCCCTCGGCCTGCGACTGCACGACGCGCAATCCGCCGTCGCCCGCGAATATGGCTTTGCCTCCTGGGCCGAGCTCGACGCCTTCGTCGCCGCCCGCAACGCGCACGCGACGAGCCGCGCGCAGGCGGTGCGCAACTGGCTGCGGCTGGTCTATCCGGGCGATATCGCCGGCGAGATGAACCCGGCGCGGCCATTGGTGGCGGCGCGGATGCTGGAGGCCGATCCCGCTCTGGCGGACGGCGACCCGTATCTCGCCTGCGCCATCGGCAATGAGGCCGCGCTGCGCGCCATGAGCGCGCGTGACCCGGCGTGGGTCAATCGGCCGGGCGGCCCGCTCGATCTGCCGCCGCTGGTCGCGGTGACGCATTCCAGCCTGCTGCGCTTGCCGGAATTCCGCGATGGGCTGCGCACCTGCGCCCGGCTGCTGCTGGAAGCCGGCGCCGACCCCAACCAGGCGGTGACGCGAGGCTGGCAGTCGCCCGCCGCCGACCACCCCGCCGAGAGCTTCCGGCTCTCCGCGCTCCATGGCGCCGCCGGGCAGAACCACGACGCCGAGCTGGCGCGCCTGCTGCTCGCCGCCGGCGCCGATCCGAATGACGGCGAGTCGCTCTATCATTCGCTGGAGAACCCGGCCTGCACCCGCTTGCTGCTCGAGGCTGGCGCCCGCGTCACCGGCAGCAATGCGCTCTATCGCGTGCTCGATCTCGACGATGTCGAGACGCTGCGCCTGCTGCTCGCCCATGGCGGGGATGCCAATGAGAAGGCCGGCGGACCGCCGACCTCGGACTGGGGCACGCCGCTGCTGTGGGCGATCCGCCGCCGCCGCTCCCCGGCGCACATCGCCGCCCTGCTGGAGGCCGGCGCCGACGCCACCGCGCGCACGCCGGACGGCGCCAGCGCTTATGTGCTGGCGCTGCGCTTCGGCCTGCCGGACGTCGCCCGCCTGCTCAAGGGCGACGGCGCGCCGCTGCCGGAGGACGAAGCCTTCATCGCCGCCTGCGCGCAGGGTGATGCGACAGCCGCCCGGCGCATCCGTGCGGCGCGGCCGGACCTGCCCGGTTCGCTCTCGCAAACCCAGCTGCGCCTGCTGCCGGAACTCGCGGCGCAGGGCCGCGATGACGCGGTGCGGCTGATGGTCGAGCTCGGCTGGCCGATCGCGGTGGCCGGCGGCGACTGGCAAGCCTCGGCGCTGAACCAGGCGGTGTTCCGCGGCGATGCGGCGCTCACTCGTTTCCTGCTGGAGCACGGCGCGAGCTGGCAGGAGCGGCACGGCTATGGCGACAATGTCCGCGGCACGCTGTCCTTCGCATCGCGTACCGAAACGGTCCCGGGCGGCGACTGGCTCGGCTGCGCGCAGGCGCTGGTCGCGCACGGCATGCCGAAGGGCAAGGTGGAGGCCGGGTGGTTCTCGGACGAGGTGGGGGAGTTTTTGATGGAGTAG